GACTTATTATGGGGAAAGAGAATGTTGTAGTGAGAGTGATGGTGAATTAGTCTCTCAATCACAGGAAGTTGATGATCATTCTCATGTTCATTTTTCTGCTAACACTTCTTATAAAGTTAAATGTGAggtaagatatttatttaagtgtatTTTATACTAAGTAGTATAGAGACTGAAATATCTTATAGAAGTCTGAAATACCTTCAACAAGAAGAAATCAtttcagtttaaaaaattaaggccTTCTGTGACCAGAAGACAAGCCTTTATTTAGGTCATAGAATTCCCATACAACATGGCAATATTGATACAtggccttctgggcactttaccaattgACATCAATTGGGAGGAATTCTATGACTGGATCCTCTTATGTTTTCCAATCATTTGTGTTTTTGACTTCTGGATGTTCACTGACCGAGTAACTTTTCTTCTGAGATTATTCTAGAAAACAAAATCTAAGAGCTTTACTACAGGTATCCAAATAAGCTCAGTTTCTTTGAAATGTAGTAAAGTGCTTTTATAATTTTGCAATGATTTACAGAAAGACGAAGGTGCCAGCTGTTATTGTAGTGCCTCCCACACTGACAACTATGGGTCAAATGATGAACTTGACCCCACTCAAATACACTGTTTTCCCTCTCATCCTCTCCAGCCTAGTGACAGTGGGGCGGACTTGACATATCAAGATTGTCATTCTGACTACACCACACTTGATAAAATAGAGAAAATGGAACAAGATTCCACTGAAATCAATGAAAATTACTTATCTGAAGATACATGGGAAAAGTTTTGGGCtttgaatggtgaaagaataaTCTGGGCATCATGGATAGAGAAATATAGTGATTATATTAATCCTGCTTATCTAGGGGAAAACAATGAACTATCAatggataaaaataatatcccaAAACAACATTCCACAGACCCAATATGTTATAAAGAAGGTGATTCAAAAGTAAAAGATGACAATGAAGGTGTGAGGGAAAGAAAGTTCTCATATGACTCAAAAGTTAATCCttacaaaaagaaacaaaaagaacTCAGTGCAGAGGATaacaaaattgataaaaatattgaagtgaCAGCAAATAAAGATGATTTATGGGCTCCTGTACATAGAAGGAGGTCTTGCTCTGAACATGAAAGAATTGTGAGCCCCAGGACTCTACCAGGGACTGATTCAATGACTAATGTAACAAAGATGACATTATCCAGTTGCAATGTTACATCAAGTCATGTGACATCAGTATCTACCCCCACTGATGATTACAGTGTGTCATCCAGATCATCTGATGATCAATTGAATGATCAAACACGTATTGTTAATATTGAATACACAGAAGCACCAGAGACAGATAGCGAGGAGCATTGGCAATTTTTGTGGAAGAAAAACTTTGGGGAACAATATGCTCTCCATTATGCAAACTACATTGAATGTCATGAAATGCATAACAAACTGTTAAAATCAAACATTACTCTCGAAAATAAAGTTGAAGAACTAAAAATTTCTGAGATTGAATGTGAGAATAGTGAAGGTAATTCTTGCGAGTTACCATCAGTAATTGAAGTGCAAACACAAATCAATGAAATCAATTTAAATGACAAGTCAGTGAAAGCCAAAAAGAGGGGCAAGAAATCGAGCAATCGTATATTATCTTCTGTGGGTATGCTGTTACAGAATTTActaaaagaacaaaaagaaaaagatgATCAACCAATTGAAGGGGAAGATGGGAATAAGCATAAAACTGAAACTGTTGCATTAGAAACAGTTCATAGTAATAAAGGGTTGAATAATGTCCAACAGGACAATAGCAGCCCTATCACTAACAATCTcaataatgaagatgatgatgatgatgacgaaccACCAGAAGAAAAGGCAATATCATTAAAAAGAAGGTGAGATTTACAATTATCCAAAAGTTAGCCTAATCTTCTTTAGAAAATATGTAGCAAGCAAGTAATTTGTTacataattaaacaatttatctaTGCCTCAGGTAGACAAGTGCAGCACAATACATTGTGCAATATATTTGCATGATTTCTGCATGTTCTGTCAAcaataatatagaaaaaaaaaaaactacaaagaagacctaatttttttgtttttattttacactaatcattaaaatcatcaaaaaaagtttatttaatttactaaaatttatatttacagtCACGAAATAGACGACGAAGAAGTTACGAACCAAAAGATCAGGGAGACATTCCAAATAATGGGTCACTATTTTGACTCCTCACAACTTCCGAAAGGCCAACCTGTTTATAGGAAACGTTTGGCAAGGTTGCGTCCACCAAGAAACCGAAGAATTGGTGTTTCacgaaaaacatattttgaagACGACGGAAATGCGTGTATAGATGAGGTATGGCAAACTTTggtacaattaaaaaatcacatttagTGTAAAAGTcaaattttattcattcattaacaaACATATGTTCACCATATTTGaccaagcacttttgaaacgtaaagTAAATCACTCTAAGTCCTCTCTCTTGGCCTTGCTGTTATTATAGGCTGAATCTGCAATctgaataatgtttttatacagAGTCAAGAATCACAAGACGCAATGACCGAAGATGATGAAAACGCTCAAGAAATACAATCAGATGGTGATAAAAACTCGGAACATAGTCAGGAGACTGTAGACAAAGTAAATGTGACTGATGAATCTGTGCATAAAGAGGATGAAACTGCGGAAAATTTACTACCTTCAGATGTGCATGTTAGCGATCCATCAGATAGTAAGTGTGAAGAGAATGCAGATGAAGTAATTGAAAATACACGTAAGCTATTTACCCTACTTGATGACATTTTCACATTCTTCGTTAAGTAGCTGTGTGAACTACTCATACATCCATATTACTTACACAAAATTACattagaaaaacatttattagaactttaaggatttatttttataaataaaaagcaaactGCCATCATGTTACAAAaccactactactactactactactaaaatatgCATCCAAATAACAAAAACTCTACACAAATCAGATCAGAAGTTTGCAaagacataataatatgtatttttttctttttggaaAGAAGATTTTTCAATCtcattcaatttttttatttttatgtagatattttttcatttatataaaattttttactTGTTATTATTGACGGTACAAAATAAagtatagcttataatactatcataattcagtttaaacactgttcacAAAAGAGGCAAATAATCTATTAGGAAGCAGCTATAAAAATGGTATATattcactgtttttttttcattatattcactaaatcaaaacaaattatgaaactTTATTTTGAAGTAAACAAGCAAAGTGAGATGTCatcaaatttgttttatttaatgttattaaatttaatgtttttcagGTCAAGTAAAACGAAGGCGCAGACAAAAAAGACATTACAAAGAAGAGAATTATGACCTATCAGATATGCCAACCGAACTCAGAGATGATCccaaaatgtataaatattggaAAAAAAGACATTCCCTATTTCACAGGTAATATAATAGTTTTCCATTTTGACCTTTATCCTTGAGGAAAATCCAGAAGGGATTGATGTATTATCtaatacctactagcggaccaggtgaagcttcactttgacttatgtgcactttcTACACTCTGACCCgcccatatttaaaaatatataaatgtattgtaTACGATCGACCAATGCATGAAGAACTAAAGCTGATCgctatatattaatattgtctatttctttttttttttttttgttctattgatCTCGTGCGATCAGTCGATAGACTATGAGCAGAGGAGTTGTAGGGAGATTTGGCGGTTAGAAGCAACCTTCCCCAGCGGGAGAAGCtccatatatatgtatttcataTGTGGCTTTCAATCAAGAATTTGCCGTCTTTTCAAGCGTCGAATCGCCTGTGGTATCGTTAACTGGACAGCCAGATGATTCGGATGATTTCTGAGTCTATCTTTGTACTTGTCGTTAGTGGATTTTATTTCTGCTTTTACTGTTGGCATTTGTAAGTATTCGTGAATTTCTGGTATTCGTAGAAACCGCGGCGCGTTCGACACTTGTTTCAGTATGTAGTTTTGCGCTCTTTGAATAATGGTGATGTTGGAGTCGCAAGCTGATCCCCACAACTGGATTCCATACATCCATATGGGTTTAATTACTGTTTTATAGACAAGTATCTTGTTTTCCAGGGACAACCTGGAGTTACGAGCAAGCATCCAATATAACCCCCTATATCGATGGTATATCTCATCCCTCTTGGTTTGGATATGTTTTTTCCAAGTGAGCCTTCTATCCAGGTACATGCCCAAGTATTTGACGTTATCGCTTTCTGGAAGTTGGTTGTTGCGTAGCGATACTGGTGGACAGTTTCCTCTACAAAGCGTGAAGGTCACATGGACCGATTTCGTGGCACTGGCTTTTATTCTCCATCTAGACAGCCATTTGTCTATTTCATGTAGACTACATTGTAGGATTTCTGAAGCTGTTTTGGGACATCTATGGCGAGCTAGAACAGCGGTGTCATCCGCGAAGGTTGCCACGACAACGTCGTTTGCCTGAGGTAGGTCACTTGTAAAGATTGTATAGAGTATCGGGCCCAAGACTGAACCCTGCGGCACACCGGCTTTTATAGGGTAGAATTTGGAAGTGTATTCTCCTTCTTTTACTTGGAAGATTCTCTTACTAAGGTATGATTTAATTAATCCGAAGAATGTGTGGGGTAGCAGTGTTTTAATCTTGAACAAAAGACCCATGTGCCACACCCTGTCGAAGGCCTGTTGCACATCCAGGAATGCAGACGAACAGTATTCTTTGTGTTCAAGAGTTTCCCTAATGGTTCTGCATACTCTGTGTATCTGTTCCACCGTACCATGTTTTTGTCGGAAACCAAATTGATGGTCTGGTACGATATTTCTTTCTCTGAGTTCCTTTATAAGCCTGCGCATCAAAACCTTTTCACAAATTTTTGACGTTACAGGTAATAAGCTGATTGGacggtaagaagttatttcatGGACTGGTTTGCCAGGCTTTTCAATCATTATTATCTGTGAAACTTTCCAGAGTTCCGGAAAATATCCAGTTCTCATGATACCGTTGAACAGAATGGTAAGAAACACAATGCCTTTTTTGGGTAATTCTAACAGAACTTTTTTATCTATCAAATCAAATCCTGGAGCctttttattttccatatttttaattatgttgttAATTTCTGCTGGGTTAGTAGATGCTATTGGTAAACAAAGTTGAAAAGGTTGACTAAGGACGTCTAATATCTCATTGTCATTATTGATACAGTCGGGCTCATGTGGTGTAAATATTTCAGATAGATGATCGCCGAAGGCATCAGCTTTTTGTTGTTCGCTTTGTGCCCATAAATTTCCGTCCAATTTAAGAGGTGGTTTGGGCTTTACAGGTTTGTTATAGTTTTTGCAAGCTCTGTAGAGTGAGTAGTCAGTAGCAGTAGTAGCAGTCAAAGATTCCAGATATGATTCTGTTTCGGCCTCATTCACTGCTGCTAAGGTGCTTTTTAGATCTTTTATTGCTTGATTGAACCTAGCTTTGTCTTCTGGGTGTCTTGTATTGTGCCATATTCTGCGTAGCCTTCTTTTTTCCATAACATGACATTTTACTTCACTTGGAACCACTTTGTGTCTTGGTTTTGAGCCTGGCGTTTCCGGTGTTGATTTCCAACAAGCTGATTGTACCACTGTCATAAATTTGTGTGCAGCATTATCTATGTCGTTCTCTGTTTTAAGGGCTATTTGAAGATCAAGCTCATCAGTTACTATGGTTCTAAACGCTTCCCAGTCAGTCCGCTTATTATACAGTTGGAGCCTCTTTGACTTGGTCTCAACTTTTGAGCTCATAGTTAATGTAACTGGGATGTGATTAGATGACCCGTCTAAGGTTGAGCTGATCGTAAAGAAGTGCCGAGACAAGCCTTTACATATGAAAAAATCCAGCAAATCTGGCAATCTATTAGGGTCTGTAGGCCAATGTGTTGGTTCTGAAGTTGCGATGGTTACTAGATGATTCTTATCTACGCTTTTCTTGAGTTCCCTTCCTCGGGTGGTTATTAGCCTTGAACCCCAGTGAAGATGTTTGGCGTTCCAGTCCCCTCCTACAATGAAACGACCACCAAGACTTCTAAAGTAGTTCGAAAACAGCTCCTCTGATATTCTGTGCTTTGGTGGACAGTAAACCGCAGAGATATTAAAGTCACCATTTTTGTCTGTGACAGTTACTGATGTAGCTTGTATTTCTTCAGTAATGTGTGGTGGCAATTCATAATGTTTTATAGATGACTTAATTATGACTGCAGTACCTCCATGTGCAGTCCCATCTGGGTGATTTGTATGGTAGATATGGTAACCTTTTACCTTTACTACGCTGCTGCTAGTGAAGTGGGTCTCCGATATAAGAAGTATATCAAGCCTATGCATGTGAAGTATCAATTCTACTTCATCTTTGTTGGGAGCTAATCCATTTACGTTCCAAGTACCTATATTTAGATCTATTTTGGTGCTTTAGAAATTAGCGTTGTTATGAGCTGTCTCTCTTATTGTctatttctaattaaattttatgatgTTTGCGTGCAagtttcttgattttttttatcttaggAAGCacaacaaaaaagattttttaaaaattcatccaGCTGGGTAACGTGTGATGCTGTGATCAAAAAAACACTGTAGAATATTTACTAATCATTATAACTTTAGCAAAATAacatcttctttttcttcttaatATCCCTTAGTATCACATTGTCAGCTTCCggtctattgtgatcgccactgactagtTTCCCCTTCAATACTGGTTGCTGCAGCAGGAGTTTCTAGGCTTGGATGTGTTTTCCATCCTCTGGGCTGACAATGAAATACCTTGGAAGTAAGGGTGTTTCCTCTGCCCAAGAGACAGACGTGTTTCCTTTGCCTCTTGGCAGACTGCACAGATCTGTGTGCCGGAGCCTAATATGTGTCTATTATGTCCATAGCATAGCGTTAGGTCCACCTTTTTATATGGGTGCAAGTCATGGGTCCTGAAAAAAGAGTGTTGTCGACGGTGCAAGCTTTTGTGATGTGGGGGCCAAGGAAAATTTCCTGGAAAGACTTTGTCTTGAATGCCAATTATTATGAGGACGAAAGTTGCATTTTTCGGGCATTGCAAAGGGGATccctctatgagtttcctaggttgatcctagaaggtaagATACCCGGAAAACGTGCTCCAGGATGACAGCAAagaaagtggatagatgatgtcaaagagtggaTCAAGTTAACATACACACAGCTTAAAATTTTGCAAAAGACCGcaagagttttctacacatgaccgccagACTTCAGTTGGAATAAGGcacttaatgatgatgataggttgttttttttattattattattctttactagttagcccttgactacaatgtcacctgatggtaagtgatgatgcagtctaagatggaagcgggctaacttcttaggaggaggatgataatccacacccccttcgtTTCttcgtttctacacggcatcataccggaacgctaaatcgcttggcggtacgtctttgccggtagggtggtaactagcctcggctgATGCCTCCCATCCAACATTTGCTTCCATTCAATATGTTTCTTTGTATGTAGATTCGACGAGGGCATAAAGCTGGACCGCGAGAGCTGGTTCAGCGTGACGCCAGAGAACGTGGCGCGCCACATCGCCACCAAGTACACGTACGACGTGGTGGTGGACGGCTTCTGCGGCGCGGGTGGGAACACCATACAGTTCGCACTCACTTCCAAGAaaggtaatctatactaacaactaatattataaagagttaaagtgtGTTTCGTTATAGGGAGCgttatctggatctactgaacgcGGGCGTGACTGCATCacaacaggttcttgaagtgtacaaaaagggattgtttcaaagttctctaataacgccatctactggtagatAAAATAACACTGTTTcgctatgcctgtagatggcagcatcCATCACCTGATTAATTATTTTCGTAACACATTCACCAACACTCCCCATGTCAAGCGTgagtaaagaagttttatttcaataaatataaatatatacgggctatacacatattatatatactataatattactgtTGGAAGGGAATAGGAATTTtactcatataaaaaaaaacgataaaacatatatttttgttcaaaaaataaataagcgtAATAAAAGTAACATTACTTtggtaacataaataaaataacatgaaaaCTTCGTTCTTCGAAATATGGTACTGACGACGCTGAGATTCAAAAGCTTTCTGAATTCAAAATGGCTGACACCCCCCCTGCCATCGCTGACCTTCACCAACAACGAACCAATACCGATAATCCACGAGAATAATGTCGGTACGAATTAATAGAGGGCGCTGATGTTCCAAAGAGTTATCTCAGTGGGTCAAGCTTttcggctgaaacctaaatatACGTTTTTTTACCCTTCGTCGGAAAAACGGTTCTATTTTTGCAAGCAGAacctgtttctttttttaaatgttgtccATTTTCTTTCTGACATCTTGTTCGTAATTTTCCTGCTCCTAAACAAATTGGCGAAAAGAGCACCAGTGAATCTATTACTAGACTATTATTACTGCAACTAATCTTATTATTGTCACCAGTGATAGCCATAGACATAGACCCAGTCAAAATAGAAATGGCACGGCACAACGCGGCGGTGTATGGCGTGGCAGACAAGATCCAGTTTATTGAGGGGGACTTTCTTGAGATTGGGCCCACGCTGTGTGCTGACATGGTGTTCCTCAGCCCACCGTGGGGCGGGCCCAAGTATTCAGAggtataaacttaaaaaatttgGGACTTCTATTCTTTACCCTCTTTTTAACACTttgaattttgataaatcttaaattacattctttttagtatttttcctggtagtacacataccaattaGTACAAATGTAAGTTGAAACGTAAAGGACttaccatacaaactttgaaccCCTGTTTCATCCCCTTCTGTTTTAATgttcgtgataaaaagtattctataaccttctacgtattatggtctcaaatcgagcaaagtttaatttaaattaatttagtattttcagcgtgatgcacggtcaacaaaaatatggacatacacacagacaaaaaatgacaaaaaatatatttttggcttcagtattgattattgaatatgcaatttcgaaaacgGCACATGTCGGATATTCTATATATTCATCTCGTTGGAAaataattcgttttttttttaattctttgacatttaaaattttcagacaTGTAGCCTTTTCGAAATTGTATATTCAATTGCTTTCAAAATATCTTGAATTTACAGAATTGGAATTGTTACAGTTTTGCTatagataagtatagattaatgatGAATAACTTTTACTTTGACAGCAAGTAGAGTATGACATAGAAAAGATGCTGGAACCGAAACCAGCGTCAGAGTTGATGAGGGTAGCCAGAGAAATCAACTCCAACGTCAGCTTGTACTTACCGCGGAACACCAAAACAGATCAGGTATCATTCTACAATGTTTATTCTTCTTGTCTCATCATCTCCTtaaccctcagaccaattatagaaggaccagtatcgcacccaaatttgcgaacaaaattgtctgtcattttctgaggtaaacgagcttagatttggtattcATTTATTATGCAACAActatcaaagacgtctttaaccctacacacaagtgcgtgactccactcaaggtcattctagggtcttattttggttacagtttaatttgttaattaagttgtggataacctttgtttgacattagttttcttatttttgtaatccatttctgagtctgctaaaattagtTTGTCTAATACTTTAATAGTTATTTGGTTAAGATTTTTCCCTTATGCTATTCAGAGCGAATCGTAATTTAAACTCTTTTACTTActatactcttttttttttcagctaTTGGCGTTAGCACAGGATACAGGTAGTTCTATAGAAATAGAACAGAGTTACCTGGATAGGAGATTTGTTGCCATCACTGCCTACTTTTATTAAAACGAAGGTTTTTTTagactactttttttttcaattaaattaatttctaatacaaacaaatttttttaaaagaatatttgccatatttttaaatatgacaaatattcccattcccctccaactagtcgggaaagactgtgctaggagtgggtacgacaatagaccaacggggcggggatcgaaccaccacccctcggtggtgag
The DNA window shown above is from Bicyclus anynana chromosome 15, ilBicAnyn1.1, whole genome shotgun sequence and carries:
- the LOC112049960 gene encoding trimethylguanosine synthase, whose protein sequence is MMSEYYDHYHRWEPLAEFHFYIDETEELYEDNYFYCLCSRAFIRDTVLTYYGERECCSESDGELVSQSQEVDDHSHVHFSANTSYKVKCEKDEGASCYCSASHTDNYGSNDELDPTQIHCFPSHPLQPSDSGADLTYQDCHSDYTTLDKIEKMEQDSTEINENYLSEDTWEKFWALNGERIIWASWIEKYSDYINPAYLGENNELSMDKNNIPKQHSTDPICYKEGDSKVKDDNEGVRERKFSYDSKVNPYKKKQKELSAEDNKIDKNIEVTANKDDLWAPVHRRRSCSEHERIVSPRTLPGTDSMTNVTKMTLSSCNVTSSHVTSVSTPTDDYSVSSRSSDDQLNDQTRIVNIEYTEAPETDSEEHWQFLWKKNFGEQYALHYANYIECHEMHNKLLKSNITLENKVEELKISEIECENSEGNSCELPSVIEVQTQINEINLNDKSVKAKKRGKKSSNRILSSVGMLLQNLLKEQKEKDDQPIEGEDGNKHKTETVALETVHSNKGLNNVQQDNSSPITNNLNNEDDDDDDEPPEEKAISLKRSHEIDDEEVTNQKIRETFQIMGHYFDSSQLPKGQPVYRKRLARLRPPRNRRIGVSRKTYFEDDGNACIDESQESQDAMTEDDENAQEIQSDGDKNSEHSQETVDKVNVTDESVHKEDETAENLLPSDVHVSDPSDSKCEENADEVIENTRQVKRRRRQKRHYKEENYDLSDMPTELRDDPKMYKYWKKRHSLFHRFDEGIKLDRESWFSVTPENVARHIATKYTYDVVVDGFCGAGGNTIQFALTSKKVIAIDIDPVKIEMARHNAAVYGVADKIQFIEGDFLEIGPTLCADMVFLSPPWGGPKYSEQVEYDIEKMLEPKPASELMRVAREINSNVSLYLPRNTKTDQLLALAQDTGSSIEIEQSYLDRRFVAITAYFY